The Pan paniscus chromosome 2, NHGRI_mPanPan1-v2.0_pri, whole genome shotgun sequence genome contains the following window.
CATCATTAGTGAGCAGAGAGCATGGTGTAGTAAACATCTATtgatgcataacaaattacccttAAAACTTAGTGGCTGAAAATAACAAACATTATCTCCAGATTCCAGAGTGGCTTAGCTGGGTGTTTCTGGCTCAAGGTCTTTCAAGAGTTTGCAGTTAAGATGTTGATCAGGGCTTCATTATCTGAAGGCTTAGCTAAGGCTGAAGGATCTGCTTTAAAGCTTACACATGTGGATGTTAGCAGGTCTTATTTTTTAGTCACATGGGCCTCTCCACAGGGCTGCTCACAATATGGCAGCTAGCTTTCCCCAGAGTCAGTgacagcaaagagagagagagagcatcagcGTGTGCGCAACCAAGATGGAAGCCCTAAACTAATCTTGGAAGTGACATACCCTCATTTCTCACAGCATTACACCAACCCTAGCATGACGTAGGAGGGGATTACACAAGGGTGTGAATACCAAGAGGCAGGGATCAGTGGGACATCTTAGAGACTGATTACCATACTCAGGCAACGTCTAGGGGTGAGAGGAGCAGCCACACTTCTATGTTTGCATCTTAATTTACATGAATGGCACCCACTGATACTTTGCAGTGTACAAAATATACGATCATACATAGTGGTCCAGGTAGCAGTTCCTGAACAAATGGGGAAGTCAGGGGAATTTGTCCCCAGTACACTTCTATTCCCTCctagaatttcatttatttatttatgaaacaaacatttttttaaagcacctgGTTGTACCTTTGCGTTGGTACTGAACTAGGTAGGTAATGGGGTTGCAGTTCTATTGGAGTTTCAATTTTCCTACACCACTGTTGCCCTTAAGTATCCAAAACATTCGCAGTGACTACAGCCTCCCTCAAGCCAGAGAGTATGCAACAGATCATTGTTTTCTATCCCATTCTTTGGAAAACCTGAGCTAATATGATGTTTCTTTCAAAgggtataatataaatatgtaataaccCCTGATAATTGGGTGCCTAACAAGAACAGAAGTTGCCTAAACAAGTAGCAGGGCTCTACCAGTATAATGCTTCTGCTCAAATTCAGCCCAGTTCCCCTGAGAGAGGTCTTTTCTATCACCCATCCAGTCAAACTGGAAAACTAACTGTGGCTCTACTTATTCACGAAGTTGGCAGTAACAACATTTTAAGAAGGACCCTTCAAAAAACATTCCAATTTGCCAGTTGCGGGGGGAAAAAATGTAGGCTCTAAATTAATGATCAGAAATAAGAAATGTAAGAAAGGAGTGAGTTCATGACGACAGACTGATGGACCAGAGCAGAAAATATAAGGAAGATGAGCTATTTGTCTTGGAGACCAAGTTTGCACCgcagaagagagaaatagagaaaatcaaataaatatttatgtctgTAACACCAGACTCATGGTAAAGTGTCCTTAAGTTCACAGACTCCAGAGCCAAACTGCTGatttcaagtcccagctctgctcctCACTAGCTATGTGACTGTAGGTGAGTGACTTAATCCCTCCGTACCTCAGTATTCTCATCTGTACAGTGGGGCTGATTGGATAAAACCAACCTGTGTGGTGGTTGTGACCTAGTATAACTAAAGTGCTTAGCATGCTGCCTAGCACAAATTAAGAACACGGTAAGTACTAATTATTGAAGAAATTAGAAACAATACCTATTGTGTCATCAACTGAAAGAGACCAATTTCTTTCACTCGGTCATTATCTATTGAATATATACAGCACTGAACCCCAGACGACGAAATCCTTTTTCTCAAGGTGCTTCTACGTGGGAGGGCTGGGAGAGtgaggaaaaagaaagcagaagaaggGGGAaactaataaataagtaaaaaaatgtattatgtcAGGTGGTGATCATGGAGAAAAAGCAGAGGATGTGGATAGGAAGTTCTGGGGGAGGAGTGGGAGGAAAGAATGTTCTAGAGATAGGAAATAGTAAGTACACAGGTCTTGAGGCTGAGGAATGCTTGGTGTGTCGATAACTGCAAGGCCGGTGTGGCTGGAAGGAGACGAGGATGGAGTGAAATCGTACAGCTTGAGGTCAGGGGAATCCTGGCTGGGAATGGTGGGCACATCATGCAGGCCATGTATCCATATTTTGCACTTTGGCTGTTGCTCTAtgatgggaagccactggaaTTTTTGAGAAGAAGAGAGACATAATCTAATCTTTGTTTTAAAGGACAGTCGGCTGTGTGTAGGtgttggggagggaggaggcagagagtgGGAGGTAGAAAGATCAGGTAGGAGATAATTATTGAGAGATGATGCCTTAGACCAGGACATTAGCAGTGGGGAGGGGAGTGAGATGGAGTGGACATTTTCACCATGTATTTGTGAAAACAGAGTCAACAGAATTTGCTGACGAATGTGATGCTGAGTGTACAACAGAGAAGGTTCAGACATAGGGAAGTTCTGAGgacaaggatttttttcttttattcaatgTCATATATCTACCACCTAGACAGTGCCTGGTATCAATAAATATTCCTTCAATAAATGAAAAGGGTAACTGATTTGTATTAAACCCATTTTGAACTTAGTAAATAGCAGTTAAAACATCTACAGTCAAATGAAGTACTGTAGCAACCATAATTTCAGCAATTAAGCAGTGAAAGGTCTTCCAATCCTTTCCTCCACAAAGATAGAAGTTAACTTTGCTGCATCCCTGGACACCCCGTTGCCAACGACCCAGCATTCCGTTGGTAAGTgaggctggaggtgggggtgggagaaatTTCGTGGAAGCTAAGTTTGCAAAGCAGgtacgtattttttttttttaaacggttATTTGGGATGACGAGTACAACGGAACCTAATGTTCCCTCATGCCACCTACAGCACTGCTACTGTTCCCATATCCTTCAACTGGGCATGAAGGCAGCTTCCCACTCACTCTGACAGTGGTGCACCCTGTACCCCCACCCCTCTCTTCAATACCCCAGGGCTAAACGGCCCGAAGCTCCTCTCTACCGGCTGGTGCGCATTCTGGGCCAGGGCGAGCCAAAAGGCAGAAGGGCCTTCGTGCTGCGGTGTCTGGTGAAGAGTCAGGCTTAGCCTGGAAGAACTTTCCAGGCCAACGTGAAGTTTTCCTGTCTTGGGTACATGCGAGCCCCACGCGTCTGCGAGTTTGGGTTAGTGTGTCAACAGGGTCAGTCCCCGTATCTACTTTGCGAAAGCTTCGAGGCGAGCGTGAAGTCAAGGGCTGCGGTGGATGGGGGTAAAAGGCCTCCTCGTCCCACTGCCTGCACCGTCTTGGGGTAACCCCTAACCCCCAGCCGGCGTTTCCCTTTAATGCGCGTGCCCGGCAAGGTCCTCGCGTCCCCGCCCCTCAAGCCACCCCGTCAGCCTCGGTTTCCCCCACTTCTCCCCGTCCTTGTCGTTCCTTCCCCGTGGGACGCCCCTCGCTCACCCCCGTCAGAGCCCGGTCTGCGCGCGGGACCCAGCTGTCACTTTACTTTTCCTCGccgcctccccaccccctctcccGACCGGCGGGGCAGCCCGCCCGGGCGcgcgcccgcccccgccccctcGCGGCCGCGCGCCGGAGGAGGAGGggcggggggaggagggaggcgcGCGGCGCCGCATGGCCGACGTGGGGCTCGCGCTCTCGCGGTCTCTCCCGGGCGGGCGCGCAGGCACGCGCACTCGCGGGTGCGCGCGCGGAcggccgggcggcggcggctccCGGAGGTGGTGGCTTCACTTTCCAGGACTCAGGGGCAGCCACAGCGACAGCCGCGGGCAGCAGCCTCAGGAGCCGGAGCTGGAACGGCCGggggcggcggcagcggcggcgctGAGGGTGAGTCCGGGCGGGCGCGAGCGCGGCGGGGACAGGCGTGGTCGGGTGCGTGGTGCGTGGGTCCGGCTTTCGGTGACTAGACGGTCCGCAGGGGACATCCCGtccctggggcctccccagtctccctccccCTCGCGCCTGGGCAGCTCTCTCCCAGGGCTTCGGCTCGAGCCTGCGACCTGCACGGACACCCCCCCCTCAGGTATTCGCTCGGGCCGCGCCGGTGCCTCCCCTCCTCGGGCGTCCTCCCTCTCGCTGGCGTCCTCCTCACTCCCCCGACCTCCCCTCCTCGTCGCAGGTCTCTGCTTACACCGCTCGTGCCCTAGTTCCCTCCTTCCTCGCTCCCCGTGCCCGGTTCCCTACGCCCCCTCCCGCGAGCCTCCTGCCCCCGTTTCTCGCCCTTTCTACCCCTCCCCCTTCTTCCCATCCCCCCCTTCtgcctcttctctccctgtcctcCTTCTACCCCCTTCCGTTCTCAGTTCCCCATCCTTCTCAACCCTCCCAGCGCCTTCCTTCTCCTAGCCGCATCCTGGAACTAAGTCTTTGCAAAAGTACAGGATAAATGTCACGGTGGAAAGTGCCCGGCTTGATCTTTTGCTATTTTCCCTAATTGCATAATTGCTGCACATGGTGTGTCTCCTGGCGAGTGCCGGGTTTGGCTCCTTCGCCGCCGCACCCCGGTGGCCCGCCCGGAGAAGACCTTGTGgggtatatttgtgtgtgtcctGGTGAGGGGTGTGTGTTGTATTGGTCTTTTGTGATGCCTGGCGCTTGTCACAGTTTGGAACCGAAGCCCATTTTTCTCTGGTCTCTTCTCTGCAGCCCCCACTGGCCTGGTTTGAAACTGGATTCCCTCtgtcctctcccccttcccccccaccccacttctCCCCCTCTTTTCTCCGCTCTCTCTCATAATGTTTTGATCTTTTTGCCCTTTACCATTTCTAATGAAGATAAAGCGTGGCTTCTTGTGGCTTTTTTCCCCCACGACCAACCAGAAATGTCCAATCCATCTTCCCTTAAGGAAATTAAGGCTGCTTTAGAAAGACATCATCCTGTGCTCGGTGGCTGTTAGACCCATTtgcatgttttcaagattcatcgtTTTGTATTGTGTATTCTTGAGAgtctactaaaatatttttatttaaaagtacgAAAGGAAGTGCTAGGGTTTACCCTCAAAGTATCTCGCGGTTCTAAAAGATTTTACGCTCTTCTTAGTTTTAATCcctgatttctttaaaaagtatgtttctaGATATGTGATAATTCAGTCTGGACTTTGTGAATCTAAATATTTGCCTTTACTACGGCAATTTGGATGCTCCTTGGCTCTTTGGAATTCTGTATGTGGGCTGACGCTGAAATAGAGAGTTTTCATATAATGCCACCATACCCCATTCTCTTTCCCCTGCAGCACCTTTTACCCCCAAATCAGGTGTTCCACTGTTATtttctgcataaatgtctttgcAGTTAAATTTAAAGCTGGATATTGCTGTgtgcatatactatatatttattttacattttagaaaagtttAGAAACGTGAGTAGGAAGACAGCAAGACATATATGACAGAATTAAACGCTTTCCTGTTATAAAAGCTTAAATGAACACTTGGTTTTGCAGTTTTATACTAGTAGATACTGTTATAAGGCTTACCTGGATAGTAGGCTGGATTTATGGAATGACTATAGTTGCCTTTATGTAGTCAGTAATATTTCAAGCcaaatcatttcatttttacGGAACATGTGAGTTTCATTCACTGTATGTTGCTAATTTCCAGGACTGTAATTACAACATAGGGTACATAGCTAATACAAGCTTAGACAGTTTGTGTTGAAGCAGTAACAATATGTAAGCCTCTTAATATAGTTTTAGGAAGGACTACTTATTTTatggttaaaaattaaattttactttgaGTTATGAAGTAAGCGTATTTATATCTCTCAATATCTTTGAAAGTATCATTGGAGAGTCGCTGTTTGTTTATAACCCTGGGATTTAAGTTTATCTTCCCTGTAGATGAGATAATCGGATCAGATTAGCTATTtaggaattaattttaaaatgctaatttagAAGATAATGTTTAAAGGATTTTAATTCaggaatttttattcatttgtactTTAGAGAGACAAGACATCAAGTTTACACTTATGACTAATTAAATTGATTTATAGActactttttcttcataaaaattcGTTGCACCCGAGTggtacaataatttttttctatactttttctGTAATCAAGCATTCAAAAAACAAACCCAGGAGaaattccttttattattgaTATTTGAAAAAGAGATGTgaaaactttatttctaaaagttcCTATAGTGGTTATCAGTGGCCTCAGATGGATTTATCATTTGTAGGTTAACATTTGGATGAAATATGTCTTAACTCAAAAGTGGGAATAATTCTTTTCCTCAATGTGAAACCAGAAATTACACCTCTGTTGGGGAATTTctaatagtatttttattagttCTCTAGTgagactaatttttattttaatcttcctCTAATATTCGGCAGTAGAAATTTGAGTTTCAGATTATGGCTCAGATCACATCATTGAGTAATCTTTTTAAGTAATTATATAACTATGGCATTCGATAGTATGTAAATGCACATAAATAAGAATATTGAGAAGAATGTGTGGCTTTATAACTAATGTGATACACAACTGAAACTCTCAGCATAGTTTATTAAATCATAGTTTATTAAACTGAAGCTGCAGCCTCAGTATAGAGAATATTATTTCATTGAGGTACCCATATATTTGTCATGGAATGGATTGCtcctgttttaaaatgtataaaatgatttCTCACTCATTTCACATTTCTTAAGGTATTGCTGGCAGCATTTTGCTATATCTGAGCACCTTTCCCTGAGGATTGTTCTCTTTTTCACTCTCATGCATGCCGCCCTATCTGATATGCCATTATGTACATACTTACAAGATTTTAAACTTCTGATATATTTTAACTGAAAGAaggtgaaaaaaatattaaatccaAGAATGAGAATTTagagtgaaataaaaatgaaaaaaagcaagaaatatgTTACGACTTTTAGAGCTAGATGTGAAACATACTGATATAAAATTTCAGTGTTCTATTAAGTGACTTTAGTGCTCATAAAAGATGTCACAGCTGTGGAGACTGGTGCTCTTCATTTACAGAATAGGTAGAAAAGTAGTCAGCTTTTCCGTTAGTATGTTTCAGAGCTGTTGGGGCAGATCTGTTTCTGTTTGGCATGGGGAGCTGTTGGGGTTGAaggggtgctggtggtggtgtgtgtggtgtgtcagTGAAAGGATTCACTATTTTCTGTTGACTCTTTGTGGCTCTGTACTTCCTGATGCTTCCATTCTTTTGCAGTGCTTTTTGGTTTGTCTTACAAAAATTTCAGTCCATTAAAGATCGGTGTTACAACATTGCTTTGGCTTAGAGCAAGCTACAAGTTAAATCTTTAGTAATGATGAATTTTCATCAGTGTCAAATAGCTATCCATTTGTACTAAgttatagtaatttaaaaattttgctttatttgagGTATCTTTACCTGTTCTTATTCTTGATCATATCAGAAACAGTTTTATTTCAAGTTGTAATTTGATTAAGAGTAATCAAAAGGATCCATTTCAAAAGGAATTTGTTCAGTGTacctataatttttaaagatatattttttgcTGTTAATGGTACTTATTAAGTataggtattttgtttttaaaaaggtgtctGAGAAGATAGCTATACAGTGCTGAAAGTGATTATTAGGTGACAAAACCATGGGGAGCACAAGGCCTTTTAGAGTCTGGGCATGGGTTTTGTTGGTTCAGTTCGGATTTCTCAGAACACTTTAAGCTAGTCAGCTCATAAGGGATGTATTCATAGTCATCAAACTCAGAAATTGATTATGATAGAATGACAGTTGAGGAGAGATACTCCTTTTCACTTACTGGAATTGTTTGTGTCTGCTGTCTAGATTATAACAGCTACCTAAATATCAAGGTATTGAGGAAATTGAGTTGGTAATCAGAACTGCTTGGGGGGCCTGAACTCAGAGCAAAGGGAATTTGAAAGCCTTGAGGGATATTTTAGCCAGAatgtggggagaaaaaaaaaaatcttcagtgtcTTCATCTCTTGTGAAATATGGTTGCTTTAGTATATAGCTGAATGCTGTCATATGGTTCAGTTTTTATTTAGAATCATGCAGTCATGCAGGCCTCTGTGTTCTTCTGTTATCACAAAGGTTACTTACAACAACTTACTAGTTTGGAGAATTTTAACCTTAGCCCAGCCCTGAGGATGTATTGATTGAATAGGGATTTGAAAGTGTCGTCCCATTTTTGTGTTCCCACAAGTATTTGTACTAACCTTCGTTTTTGTACTTAGCAAGTTGGCTAGTCGAGGTTTTTCACAGTTGTGGGACCAAAGGGCTTAGCACAGCGCCTGGTAGAGAGTAGACccttaatcatttttttcatattttctgtaacagcattattgatatataattcacatactataaaatttaccctttaaaaatgtacaactcTGTAGTTCTTAGAATATTTATTATTAGAATTGTGCAAGATTATAATTATCTaatttaagaacatttttatcaccccacaGGGAAGCatcatacccattagcagtcactcttcaCTACTCTCCCCTCACTCCCTGGCAACCACttacccattttatttttttattaattttttttttgagacagggtcttgctctgtcactcaggctggaatgcagtggtatcaatcatattttttgtagagattgagtcctgctacgttgcccaggctggtgctccCTGAGCTTCCCaaaacattggggattacaggcgtgaggttcactactgaattttatgtttatggatttgcctgttcaggacatttcatataaatagtcAAAAACAGTTTGTGGTCCTTTGTGgccggcttctttcacttaccagaatgtttcaaggttcatccattttgtagCATGTAGAcacagtacttcattcttttttatggctaacagtacattatatgaatatactactatattttgttcatccattcatttgttagtggatatttgagttgtttccagttttggttattatgaataatgttgctatgaacatttcatgtataaattttgtatgttttcattttagaataCATTTTGAATGGATGAAGGAAAAGTTTTAGCAACTCCCAAAGCTGCATTGTTTTGTAAATGACCAATTTAATCCATTTTATATTGAGATTTACTTGTTTTACTTTGAGGCTCATTCTCTGTGTTCTGGAGGTAGCTTACTGTAGTACagctaaataaatgatttttgattCTTTAATCCAGGATCTAAAATGTccactgaggcacaaagagttGATGACAGTCCAAGCACTAGTGGAGGAAGTTCCGATGGAGATCAACGTGAAAGTGTTCAGCAAGAACCAGAAAGAGAACAAGTTCAGCCcaagaaaaaggagggaaaaatatCCAGCAAAACCGCTGCTAAATTGTCAACTAGTGCTAAAAGGTACCTCAGTTATTATAACCTTTTTATTGTTGGTATCAATTTATCATCTTAAGTTCTATTTTTCTCTTgcatttaa
Protein-coding sequences here:
- the UBE2E2 gene encoding ubiquitin-conjugating enzyme E2 E2 isoform X2, with translation MADVGLALSRSLPGGRAGTRTRGCARGRPGGGGSRRWWLHFPGLRGSHSDSRGQQPQEPELERPGAAAAAALRDLKCPLRHKELMTVQALVEEVPMEINVKVFSKNQKENKFSPRKRREKYPAKPLLNCQLVLKEFRRNLQKSHWTLLPTVVLDPKETTFMNGGQLYWDPQDLSMKEGCSFLTLPFHQTIRLNPLRLPSEQESITVILTAKV